CTACGTCGAGCCCTTTGCCGTGGCGGTCACGGACCCCGACCATCTGCAGATGACGGACGGGCTCAGGCAGGCCGCCGCCGCGAAGTATCCCAACCGCGTTGACGCGATTATCAACGTGCACGCCGGTGACCACGACGTCGGCAGCGAGGTGCAGGTCACGGGCGAAGCGGTGCAACTCGAACCGGACAACAAGCTCGGTTGCAAACTGCCGGAGACGATTGCCGCGGCGCTCCTCGGTCTCGCAACCAGCTCCAAGCCACGCGGCGCCCGGCGCGGCGCCACCACCGGCTCAGGCTACAACGGTCCGGCGGGCACGACCAACACGGCCGTGGAAGGAAGCGCCAGCGGCGATCCGGCCCGGGACATAAAGGAAAATCTGCGGCGCGCGATGGCCGCTTCGATGCCCGGTCAGACGCAGGTGAACGAGCAGTCGCTTGGCAACCAGGCGCAGATGCAACAGGCGGAGATCGACCGTCTGCGCAAAGGCCTCGAGCAGATGGTCGGCGAGCGATGCGCGGCGGCAGACGTTTCGGCCGCGGAATGCGATTCGATGCGCAAAAACGCCGAGGTGCTGCAGCCGCACGAAGTGGTCGTGGTCCCGCACAAGGACGCCGGCGACAAGAGCCCGAGCGCCTTCGAGCTTCAAAACCTGCTCCAGGAGCAGCGCGAGCTGATCGAAAAGCTTCGCGGCAAGATCGCCGACCTGAGCGAGATCCCGCACGAAGCGGCCGCCGCCGCCGCTCCGTCGAATTAGTCTCGTGTCACGCTGACGCCCGCGCGCAGCCGAATCAGGCGAAATTCAGAATCGACAGCACGGCCGAATCGAGATACCGCCCGCGCGGATCGAGCTTGCGGGCCGAACGCATCAGGCGCGCGGCGATCCGCCGGCGGGCCGCGCCGCCGACGGCCCGATCGTAAAGCCGCGCCTTGTCGAGATCGAGGATGATGACGGCGAAGCTCTCGCCGCGCGGGGTGACGAAAAGATTCTCGAGGTTGAGGTCAGGATGGTGCAGCCCCTCGCGGAGCATCGTCTCGATCGCCGCGCGAGCGCATTCGAGGACGTGGATGCGCACGCTCGGGTCGTCGTCGGTGCGCAGAAATTCCCACAGCGTCATGCCGGCCGCGGCGCGGGTGATGAAAAAACCACGATAGAAGCCCGGCGCGACCCATCGCACTGCCGCGCCCATCGGCTCGGCCAGCGGCACCCCGCGCCGCGCGGCCTCGGCGGTCACGGCCAGCTCGATTAGCGGCCGCGGACGCAGTCCGAAATAGAGATCGTCGAGCACGAAACGCATCGCGCCGCCGCGCCGCGCGCGGCGAACGAACAGTTCGGGCCCGGCGGGCAGCGCGAGCTTGAAGCCGCCGCCGCGATTGCCGGCGCCGGGCGCGCCCGCGGCGCCAAGCTCGCGGAGCGCGGCGGCGAGCGTCGTTGCATAACGCGCCAGATCGGCGCGCAGGTAGAGCTGATAGGGACCGGCGGAAATTCGGGAGAAGTCGCCCCTGACGGCGCCGCGCCAGGCGCGATAGTGCGCGCCATTCATCGCATCGGCGCGCGGCCGCACCTTCTCATGCCTTGACGGCCTCACTTCACCGGCTGGGCTTCCTCGATCAGCATGATTGGGATGTCGTCTCTGATCGGGTAGAGCAAATGGCACGCCTCGCAGACGAGCCCGTCCTGCTTGTCGGTAACGCGCAGATCGCCCTTGCATTTGGGGCAGGCCAGAATGTCGAGCAGTTCCTGGCTAATCGCCATTTTTACCCAAGGCCTCCTTTACTCGTGGGTCAGGATCGCCGCCTGGGGCGGTATGCAAAGCAGCGCGCTTCGCAACGATCATGTCGACGAGGCGTGTCTCGTCGTCGGGATCCATCACGACTTCGAGGCGTAGAGCGTACAGCGAATCGCGCTCGAACGGAAACCGCTCGAGCTTCACCAAATCCTTCTCCGTGGTCACGAAAACCGCGCCGTCGCGTCCGGCGGCCACGATGCTGTGCCAGTCGGCCGCGGTGTAAACGTGATGGTCAGGATATTCGAGCACGCCGACCAGGTCGGCTTCCAACTCGCGCAGCATCCGATAGAAGCCGGCGGCGCTCGCCAGGCCGCTGACCGCGACCACGCGCCGGCCCATCAGCGCGAGCGGCTCCTCTGTCCATCGCTCGGCGCTGCTGGCGGGGGCGAGCAGCGCACGCGGTCTGAGCACGGCGTGGAGGAGCAGCGGATGCAGCGCGATGGCGTGCGGAATTGCGCCGGCGGTGCTCTGGCGCGCGGCGGCGGCGCGCCCCGTGCCGACCGCAATCACCGCGTCGGCGCGCCGCGCCGCGCCGATCGGTTCGCGCATCGGGCCCGCCGGCAAGAGCCATCCGTTGCCCACCCCGCGCTCGGCGCTCATCAGCA
The sequence above is drawn from the Candidatus Binataceae bacterium genome and encodes:
- the lpxK gene encoding tetraacyldisaccharide 4'-kinase; the protein is MNDSTPAPPNRSRLEGLWQSDLALRQRLLWAALVPAAGAYRVALAARALWWRKMKRRARPLVVSVGNLTLGGNAKTPFTLFLASRLRMRGLKVAIVSRGWGRAASTARALLVSDGERLLAGPEEAGDEAVMMAKSFAGPIAVARRRIDAIELIEQRLGPIDAVVLDDAFQHVRLARDVDLLLMSAERGVGNGWLLPAGPMREPIGAARRADAVIAVGTGRAAAARQSTAGAIPHAIALHPLLLHAVLRPRALLAPASSAERWTEEPLALMGRRVVAVSGLASAAGFYRMLRELEADLVGVLEYPDHHVYTAADWHSIVAAGRDGAVFVTTEKDLVKLERFPFERDSLYALRLEVVMDPDDETRLVDMIVAKRAALHTAPGGDPDPRVKEALGKNGD
- a CDS encoding Trm112 family protein — its product is MAISQELLDILACPKCKGDLRVTDKQDGLVCEACHLLYPIRDDIPIMLIEEAQPVK
- a CDS encoding lipopolysaccharide kinase InaA family protein; the encoded protein is MRPSRHEKVRPRADAMNGAHYRAWRGAVRGDFSRISAGPYQLYLRADLARYATTLAAALRELGAAGAPGAGNRGGGFKLALPAGPELFVRRARRGGAMRFVLDDLYFGLRPRPLIELAVTAEAARRGVPLAEPMGAAVRWVAPGFYRGFFITRAAAGMTLWEFLRTDDDPSVRIHVLECARAAIETMLREGLHHPDLNLENLFVTPRGESFAVIILDLDKARLYDRAVGGAARRRIAARLMRSARKLDPRGRYLDSAVLSILNFA